A single genomic interval of Armatimonadota bacterium harbors:
- a CDS encoding branched-chain amino acid ABC transporter permease — MQRDLRERYEEDLALVRGAPAWLALAAALGGLAILPWVAPGYVVFTAVLVAVNTIIAVGLNLLTGYTGQISLGHAGFVAIGAYTAGLLMGRLGAPWWTAWPAAGLAAAAFGFLVGLPALRLTGPYLTIATLGFGIVVHQVLTNWEALSGGRMGLPVPPLAWGPEWLSAQQRLYYLAVASAVFLIWVATNLTRSQVGRAFVALRDSDIAAEVVGVNLTRYKTLAFAVSACYAGVAGAIFAQALRHLEPQSFTLMESILYFAMIVVGGLGSIPGSVIGAVVLTLLPQQLTLLREWVPVIFGTAIILMMVIEPRGLYGRWLRIRLYFKTWPL, encoded by the coding sequence ATGCAGCGCGACCTCCGCGAGCGGTACGAAGAGGACCTGGCCCTGGTGCGCGGCGCACCCGCCTGGCTGGCGCTGGCCGCTGCCCTGGGCGGGCTGGCCATACTACCGTGGGTTGCGCCTGGCTACGTGGTCTTCACCGCCGTCCTGGTGGCGGTGAACACCATCATCGCCGTGGGCCTGAACCTGCTCACCGGCTACACCGGGCAGATTTCCCTGGGGCACGCCGGCTTCGTGGCCATCGGCGCCTACACCGCCGGGCTGCTCATGGGCCGGCTGGGCGCTCCCTGGTGGACGGCCTGGCCGGCCGCCGGACTGGCGGCGGCGGCGTTTGGCTTCCTGGTGGGGCTGCCGGCACTGCGCCTCACCGGCCCCTACCTGACCATCGCCACGCTAGGGTTTGGCATCGTCGTGCACCAGGTGCTGACCAACTGGGAGGCGCTGTCTGGAGGACGGATGGGCCTGCCCGTGCCGCCGCTGGCGTGGGGGCCGGAATGGCTGAGTGCGCAGCAGCGACTGTACTACCTGGCCGTCGCCAGTGCTGTCTTCCTGATCTGGGTAGCCACGAACCTGACGCGGTCTCAGGTGGGGCGGGCCTTTGTAGCCCTGCGTGACAGCGACATCGCCGCGGAGGTGGTGGGGGTCAACCTGACGCGGTACAAGACCCTGGCCTTCGCCGTCAGCGCCTGCTACGCCGGGGTGGCCGGCGCCATCTTCGCCCAGGCGCTGCGCCACCTGGAGCCGCAGAGCTTCACCCTGATGGAGTCCATCCTGTACTTCGCCATGATCGTGGTGGGAGGGCTGGGCAGCATTCCGGGCTCGGTGATCGGTGCCGTGGTACTCACGCTGCTGCCGCAGCAGCTCACCCTGCTGCGGGAATGGGTACCGGTCATCTTCGGTACCGCCATCATCCTGATGATGGTCATCGAGCCGCGCGGCCTCTACGGTCGCTGGCTGCGCATCCGGCTCTACTTCAAGACCTGGCCCCTGTGA
- a CDS encoding branched-chain amino acid ABC transporter permease codes for MVELVQLIVGGLSAGTLYGLVALGIVLLYRSSRVLNFAHGDLATLAAFVAFTLLVRLQPSGLLPGPLQVRWHLFLAAAAGSLLVAALVGAAFYFVIIRPVKEATILGRIVVTLGLALVVNGGVVLLWGADTKVFPFPLSDVRVHRLGGVVISQLSLGLTAAGLALVLLLYLLVQRTRVGLAMRAVAQDLGAAQALGIPSRRIFAITWGLAGALGAAAGILAAPVTLLDPFMMLDPFLKGFAAAVLGGMDSLPGAVLGGWLLGLAEGLFAGYISFKFKTTLAFLIIVLTLMLRPEGLLGREYRRRV; via the coding sequence ATGGTGGAGCTGGTGCAGCTGATTGTGGGAGGGTTGAGCGCCGGGACCCTCTACGGGCTGGTGGCGCTGGGCATAGTCCTGCTCTACCGCTCCTCCCGCGTCCTGAACTTCGCCCACGGCGACCTGGCCACGCTGGCCGCCTTCGTGGCCTTCACCCTCCTGGTGCGCCTGCAGCCGTCCGGGTTGCTCCCGGGTCCGCTCCAGGTCCGCTGGCATCTCTTCCTGGCGGCGGCGGCGGGCAGCCTGCTGGTCGCCGCGCTGGTGGGGGCGGCGTTCTACTTCGTGATCATCCGGCCGGTGAAGGAAGCCACCATTCTGGGGAGGATCGTCGTCACCCTGGGCCTGGCCCTGGTCGTCAATGGTGGCGTCGTCCTCCTCTGGGGCGCGGACACCAAGGTCTTCCCCTTCCCCCTGTCCGATGTCCGCGTCCACCGCCTGGGGGGCGTGGTCATCAGCCAGCTCAGCCTGGGCCTGACCGCCGCCGGCCTGGCCCTGGTGCTCCTTCTCTACCTGCTGGTGCAGCGCACACGCGTCGGCCTGGCCATGCGCGCCGTGGCCCAGGATCTGGGGGCGGCGCAGGCGCTGGGCATCCCCTCCCGGCGCATCTTCGCCATCACCTGGGGGCTGGCCGGTGCGCTGGGCGCGGCTGCGGGCATCCTGGCCGCCCCGGTGACCCTGCTGGACCCCTTCATGATGCTTGACCCCTTCCTTAAGGGGTTTGCCGCGGCGGTGCTGGGCGGCATGGACAGCCTCCCCGGCGCTGTGCTGGGCGGCTGGCTTCTTGGCCTGGCGGAAGGCCTCTTTGCCGGCTACATCTCCTTCAAGTTCAAGACCACCCTGGCCTTCCTAATCATCGTCCTTACGC